The Rhinolophus sinicus isolate RSC01 linkage group LG07, ASM3656204v1, whole genome shotgun sequence genomic interval TACCAGACAGTTGACAACTACCAGGTGAGAAGGGTCTCGGGGATCTGGGAATGCTGTGACCCGAAGAGGTTTCATCTGGGGAGAAGGGTGTAAAACGAACTAGTGTGCGGTTCGGGGCGCATTTGGAACCTGCACTTGGGAGCAGTAGGTGGCAACAACTTTTGGACAGGTGGGCAGAAAAGGACTGAGATTAGTGTCTAGGTCCAGGAGTGTGGGTACTTGGATGCCTAGGTGTCTCATCTTCTCCCGGCCCCTTTCCCGCAGCCATATCCGTGCGTGGAAGACGAAGAGTGCAGCACGGATGAGTACTGCGCGAGTCCTACCCGGGGAGGGGGCACCGGAGCGCAGATTTGTCTCGCTTGCAGGAAGCGCCGAAAACGCTGCATGCGTCATGCTATGTGCTGCCCTGGAAATTACTGCAAAAACGGTGAGTTCCTTAGCTCTGTTTCGGACTCGAACTATCCCCGCCTTTGCTCACTTGTGGATAGGAGAAAACGTTCTGTGCTCTGTGAAAGCTGCGGCGCCACGTGCAAATGGGTATTCATTTAGCATGCAAGGTTCCCCTCAGATATCTTGTTAGTGTTTATCTTGGAGGAGAGGAAAGTTTAGGGGTCTTGGAGCTCTATATCTCCCTCTGTCCCTCAGTCATTTAACACAGCAACTTATCTCAGACTGGAcccctccataaaaaaaaaaaaaatgttttgcgaCAGACTTAATGTCAACTGAGAAGGAAGAGGGGGTGGGAAGAGTGGGATTATGCAGAGACCAAGGAAAGGGACATTGATGTTTAGCTACCCTGTCCGTTTTTCTTACAGTGCCTCTCTGTGCTCTGCCAGTCTAGCCTCTCCCTCATGATCCCTGATGAAACTTGTCAGCCAGAAGACAATGATTTATCTGTGCTGGCCACTCTTAAGGGAGATCTTGATACCCTAGCATCCTGGCCTCTCCATCCTCCACCTCCTGCTACCTTAAAATAAGTACTCCTTTCCCCAACCACAGATCCACTAAAATTTAATGTCTCCAAGAGGTAGACTCAGACAGCCAGGGAAgactccagaaataaacttaAGGGTGGCAATCCTCCTTAGGACTCAGTAATACTTCAGGATGAACTAACTAGATCTCTGTAATATAGAAATTACACAGTAAAGTAACTGGTGGGTGAGATTGCAATCTTCCAGGCAGCTGGTACTGCATTTGCTTAATTTAGTGGCAGTACCCATATAGCACCAAGGGcagagaagttatttttaaaaaacaaattttaagtgaCTGATTTTCTTACCCCAACCAAGGGTGCAACTAAAATGGGCAGAAGACGCACTGTCACTACCTGTTTGGtaggaaagtattttaaatgctATATTAGGGATGTTGTATATCACTGCACAGTGTGCACATTGATGCTTCTGTCCTGGGGGTTTTGCACTAACACTAGGAAGTTTGGCTTGTGTTTAAAAATCATGTCACTACAATCAGGTCTTTCACATTGGTGGAGGCATAACAGACTGTCCCTGTCATAGCTGTAAGGGGTAACATAGTACAGCTCAGGAGTTAATCACTATCTCCCGCTTCCTTAGGACTGTGTATGCCTTCTGATCACAATCATTTCCATCGAGGGGAAATCGAAGAAACAATTATTGAAAGCTTTGGTAATGATCACAGCACCCTGGATGGGTACCCCAGAAGAACGACACTGTCTTCAACAACGTATCATACCAAAGGTAGGTTAAGGGACCTTAAGACTCTTTCTTCCTTGTTAACACATCAGAAGTGCTTTTTGGATTACCTTCATGAAATAATGCAGGGTTAGCAGTGACACTGTACTTTTCTTATTGTCTCTTCTTTCCTAGGACAAGAAGGTTCTGTCTGTCTCCGATCATCAGATTGTGCCACAGGCCTGTGTTGTGCTAGACACTTCTGGTCAAAGATCTGTAAACCTGTCCTCAAAGAAGGTCAAGTGTGCACCAAGCACAGAAGAAAAGGCTCTCATGGGCTGGAGATATTCCAGCGTTGTTACTGTGAAGAAGGTCTGTCTTGCCAGATACAGAAAGAGCACCATCAAGCCAGTAATTCTTCTAGGCTTCACACCTGTCAGAGACTCTAAGCCAGCTGTCCAAACACAGTGGACTcctttatataatatatgctatGAAAACCTTTTGTGATTTTTGCCAGCTCTACCCTGAAGGATGTACAAATTCTGTGATTATAGTTAAGCATTCCAATAATACCTTCTGAAAATCTGGAGTGTAAGGGCTTTGTTTCTTTATGGAACTCTCCTGTCGTTGATTGCAGTAAATTACTGTGTTGTAAATTCTCAGTGTGGCACTTATCTGTAAATGCaacaaattttttaattattttttctaaaggtGCTGCATTGTCTGTCGTTCCTCTTGTTATGTAAATTTTTGTGCACATTGATTGTTATCTTGACTCTGATAAATATTCTATATTGAATTGTAATAAATCATTTCAGCTTATACTTCCTAAATGTATAACCCTCCCCTTTTAATTCTAGAATCTAGAATGCAATGAGCTTTTGGAATGACAACTAATAGGTATCTAAAATTTATCATGAAAATATTAgcttattttctgaaatgtactATCTCAGTGCTtggattatatttatttctaggctGTGGTAGtccctgaaataaaattttacatttaataccATGAAATGTTACAAGTATAGATAAATTTTGGCATTTTGACCTtaggagtatgtgtgtgtgtgttctacagGGAGAAATGTGACATGTTTAAAGATAATCAGATAAAGATATTGCCTACATATAAGGCAATATTGATCAATTCTAGAGTAGttttat includes:
- the DKK1 gene encoding dickkopf-related protein 1, translated to MKALGAVGAARVLVALVAVAVCGHSLLGVSATLNLVLNSNAIKNLPQPLGGAAGHPGSPVSAAPGILYVGGNKYQTVDNYQPYPCVEDEECSTDEYCASPTRGGGTGAQICLACRKRRKRCMRHAMCCPGNYCKNGLCMPSDHNHFHRGEIEETIIESFGNDHSTLDGYPRRTTLSSTTYHTKGQEGSVCLRSSDCATGLCCARHFWSKICKPVLKEGQVCTKHRRKGSHGLEIFQRCYCEEGLSCQIQKEHHQASNSSRLHTCQRL